One genomic segment of Streptomyces sp. NBC_00239 includes these proteins:
- a CDS encoding BadF/BadG/BcrA/BcrD ATPase family protein, translating into MDRMRRIDHDDRIGHTDRPDRIGHTDRPDRMDRLGGAAAGWAAGPVWVAGVDVGGTGVRVALARLDGDGGGPAVVARTDIAAATRTGPGGIDARALLDTLLPACGRLLAETGAPAVRTLAVGATGMVALGRDLAARLPGPLARITGAERLVLASDAVCAYAGALGARPGVVVAAGTGMIALGTDLATGWRRADGWGHLLGDCGGGAWIGRAALDAALRAHDGRDGGSAPLLARVTDRFGPPAGLPAVFQGSDRAALLASIAPDVGEAAAADPVAAGILARAAAEIAGTAAAVASAVTRPDSDSGPGSGADSGPGSGADSGPGSGGGPGADPGAGPRIALTGRLFELAGLRAAVADRLTDAVPGVRLRPAEGDPLLGALRLAAADGGPPWPTGAPWLQVIRCR; encoded by the coding sequence ATGGATCGGATGCGTCGGATCGACCACGACGACCGGATCGGCCACACCGACCGGCCGGACCGGATCGGCCACACCGACCGGCCGGACCGGATGGACCGGCTCGGCGGTGCGGCGGCGGGCTGGGCCGCCGGGCCGGTGTGGGTGGCCGGCGTCGACGTCGGCGGCACCGGCGTGCGCGTCGCCCTCGCCCGTCTCGACGGCGACGGGGGCGGGCCCGCGGTCGTGGCCCGTACCGACATCGCCGCCGCCACCCGAACCGGCCCCGGCGGCATCGACGCCCGGGCGCTGCTGGACACCCTGCTGCCCGCCTGCGGCCGGCTGCTCGCCGAGACCGGGGCGCCCGCGGTCCGCACCCTCGCCGTCGGCGCCACCGGGATGGTCGCCCTCGGCCGGGACCTCGCCGCCCGGCTGCCCGGACCGCTCGCCCGGATCACCGGGGCCGAGCGGCTGGTGCTGGCCTCCGACGCGGTCTGTGCGTACGCCGGCGCCCTCGGCGCCCGGCCCGGCGTGGTGGTCGCCGCCGGCACCGGAATGATCGCGCTGGGCACCGACCTGGCCACGGGCTGGCGGCGCGCGGACGGCTGGGGCCACCTGCTGGGCGACTGCGGCGGCGGTGCCTGGATCGGCCGGGCCGCGCTCGACGCGGCGCTGCGCGCGCACGACGGCCGGGACGGCGGGTCCGCGCCGCTGCTCGCCCGCGTCACCGACCGCTTCGGCCCGCCCGCCGGGCTCCCCGCCGTCTTCCAGGGCTCCGACCGGGCGGCGCTGCTCGCCTCGATCGCGCCCGACGTGGGCGAGGCCGCCGCCGCGGACCCCGTCGCCGCCGGGATCCTCGCCCGCGCGGCCGCCGAGATCGCCGGCACGGCAGCCGCGGTCGCCTCCGCGGTCACCCGGCCCGACTCCGACTCCGGTCCCGGATCCGGTGCCGACTCCGGTCCCGGATCCGGCGCCGACTCCGGCCCCGGATCAGGCGGAGGCCCTGGCGCCGACCCGGGCGCGGGCCCGCGCATCGCGCTCACCGGGCGCCTCTTCGAGCTGGCCGGGCTGCGCGCGGCGGTGGCGGACCGGCTGACGGACGCAGTGCCGGGGGTCCGGCTGCGTCCCGCCGAGGGCGACCCGCTCCTCGGCGCCCTCCGGCTGGCCGCCGCGGACGGTGGGCCGCCCTGGCCGACCGGCGCGCCGTGGCTCCAGGTCATCCGCTGTCGGTGA
- the recQ gene encoding DNA helicase RecQ, whose translation MTLSDTSAETSDALQVLHRVFGYDSFRGEQQQIIEQVVGGGDALVLMPTGGGKSLCYQIPALVREGTGVVVSPLIALMQDQVDALTALGVRAGFLNSTQDPQERRRVEQAFLADELDLLYLAPERLRTEGTQRLLDQGKVSLFAIDEAHCVAQWGHDFRPDYLALSMLHERWPKVPRIALTATATEATHAEIAARLGLQDARHFVASFDRPNIQYRIVGKNNPTKQLLDLIRAEHAGDAGVVYCLSRASVEKTAAFLVEHGIDAVAYHAGMDSRTRAANQSRFLREDGVVVVATIAFGMGIDKPDVRFVAHLDLPKSVEGYYQETGRAGRDGEPATAWLAYGLQDVVQQRKMIEGSEGDEAHRRALAGHLDAMLALCETVSCRRVRLLAYFGQSGEPCGNCDTCLTPAESWDGTVAAQKLLSTVWRLAKERRQKFGAGQIIDILQGKKTAKVIQFDHDGLSVFGVGADLSTAEWRGVVRQLLALGLLAVEGDYGTLVLTDASGEVLGGGRTVSLRKETAVRGPARKESGSGRSGKGSRVPVDLPAAAVPFFEALRAWRAATAREQGVPAYVVFHDATLREIASQLPATAAELGTIAGVGEAKLARYAEGVLGALAEAGADAAPAAGGNPPSDPAPAAAPPASRPAGKAATAQAAPERQPSPFDGFGHDEEPPFDLEEMDPSWDDWQ comes from the coding sequence ATGACCCTCTCCGACACCTCTGCCGAGACCTCCGATGCCCTGCAAGTGCTCCACCGAGTCTTCGGATACGACTCGTTCCGCGGCGAGCAGCAGCAGATCATCGAGCAGGTCGTCGGCGGTGGCGACGCACTGGTGCTGATGCCGACCGGTGGCGGCAAATCGCTCTGCTACCAGATCCCGGCGCTGGTCAGAGAGGGCACCGGCGTCGTGGTCTCGCCGCTGATCGCGCTGATGCAGGACCAGGTGGACGCGCTCACCGCCCTCGGCGTGCGGGCCGGCTTCCTCAACTCCACGCAGGACCCGCAGGAGCGCCGCCGCGTCGAGCAGGCCTTCCTCGCCGACGAGCTCGACCTGCTCTACCTGGCACCGGAGCGGCTGCGCACGGAGGGTACGCAGCGGCTCCTCGACCAGGGCAAGGTGTCGCTGTTCGCGATCGACGAGGCGCACTGCGTCGCCCAGTGGGGCCACGACTTCCGTCCCGACTACCTCGCGCTGTCCATGCTCCACGAGCGCTGGCCGAAGGTGCCGAGGATCGCACTGACCGCCACGGCCACCGAGGCGACCCACGCCGAGATCGCGGCCCGGCTCGGCCTCCAGGACGCCCGGCACTTCGTCGCCAGCTTCGACCGGCCGAACATCCAGTACCGCATCGTCGGGAAGAACAACCCCACCAAGCAGCTGCTGGATCTGATCCGCGCCGAGCACGCCGGGGACGCCGGCGTCGTCTACTGCCTGTCGCGCGCCTCGGTGGAGAAGACCGCCGCCTTCCTGGTGGAGCACGGCATCGACGCCGTCGCGTACCACGCCGGCATGGACTCCCGTACGCGTGCGGCGAACCAGTCCCGCTTCCTGCGCGAGGACGGGGTCGTGGTGGTGGCCACCATCGCCTTCGGCATGGGCATCGACAAGCCGGACGTGCGCTTCGTGGCGCACCTGGACCTGCCGAAGTCCGTCGAGGGCTACTACCAGGAGACCGGACGCGCCGGCCGTGACGGCGAGCCGGCCACGGCCTGGCTGGCGTACGGCCTCCAGGACGTGGTGCAGCAGCGCAAGATGATCGAGGGATCGGAGGGCGACGAGGCGCACCGCCGGGCGCTGGCCGGGCACCTCGACGCCATGCTCGCGCTGTGCGAGACGGTCTCCTGCCGCCGGGTGCGGCTGCTCGCGTACTTCGGGCAGTCCGGCGAGCCCTGCGGCAACTGCGACACCTGCCTGACCCCGGCCGAGTCCTGGGACGGCACGGTCGCCGCCCAGAAGCTGCTGTCCACGGTGTGGCGGCTGGCGAAGGAGCGCCGGCAGAAGTTCGGGGCCGGCCAGATCATCGACATCCTCCAGGGCAAGAAGACCGCCAAGGTCATCCAGTTCGACCACGACGGGCTCTCGGTCTTCGGGGTCGGCGCCGACCTGAGCACCGCGGAATGGCGCGGTGTGGTGCGCCAGCTCCTGGCGCTGGGGCTGCTGGCCGTGGAGGGCGACTACGGCACGCTGGTCCTCACGGACGCCAGCGGCGAGGTGCTCGGCGGCGGCCGCACCGTGTCGCTGCGCAAGGAGACGGCCGTCCGCGGTCCCGCCCGCAAGGAGTCCGGTTCCGGGCGCTCCGGGAAGGGTTCCCGGGTGCCGGTCGACCTGCCGGCGGCCGCCGTGCCGTTCTTCGAGGCCCTGCGCGCCTGGCGGGCCGCGACCGCCCGCGAGCAGGGCGTACCGGCGTACGTGGTCTTCCACGACGCCACGCTCCGGGAGATCGCGTCGCAGCTGCCCGCCACGGCCGCCGAGCTGGGCACGATCGCCGGTGTCGGCGAGGCCAAGCTCGCCCGGTACGCCGAAGGCGTCCTCGGCGCGCTGGCGGAGGCGGGCGCCGACGCGGCCCCGGCCGCCGGCGGGAACCCTCCCTCCGACCCGGCCCCGGCCGCGGCCCCGCCCGCCTCGCGGCCCGCCGGGAAGGCCGCCACGGCCCAGGCGGCCCCGGAGCGCCAGCCGTCCCCCTTCGACGGCTTCGGCCACGACGAGGAACCGCCCTTCGACCTGGAGGAAATGGACCCGTCCTGGGACGACTGGCAGTAG
- a CDS encoding glyceraldehyde-3-phosphate dehydrogenase: protein MTVNEDSFTDWKNREEIAESMIPIIGKLHREQDVTILLHSRSLVNKSVVSILKTHRFARQIDGEELSVTETLPFLQALTALDLGPSQIDIGMLAAEYKNDDRGLSVAEFTADAVVGATGANKIERREARDVVLYGFGRIGRLVARLLIEKAGSGNGLRLRAIVVRGGGDQDLVKRASLLRRDSIHGQFQGTITVDEANSTIVANGNAIKVIYANDPSEVDYTAYGIKNAILIDNTGKWRDRAGLSNHLRPGIDKVVLTAPGKGDVPNIVHGVNHDMIKPDEQILSCASCTTNAIVPPLKAMNDEYGVLRGHVETVHSFTNDQNLLDNYHKADRRGRSAPLNMVITETGAASAVAKALPELEAPITGSSIRVPVPDVSIAILSLRLGRETTREEVLDYLRDVSLHSPLKRQIDFTTAPDAVSMDFVGSRHASIVDAGATKVDGDNAILYLWYDNEFGYSCQVIRVVQHVSGVEYPTYPAPAAAPSA, encoded by the coding sequence GTGACTGTCAACGAGGACTCGTTCACCGACTGGAAGAACCGCGAGGAGATCGCGGAATCGATGATCCCGATCATCGGGAAGCTGCACCGGGAGCAGGACGTCACGATCCTGCTGCACAGCCGCTCCCTGGTGAACAAGTCGGTCGTCAGCATTCTCAAGACCCACCGATTCGCCCGTCAGATCGACGGTGAGGAACTCTCCGTCACCGAGACGCTGCCGTTCCTGCAGGCGCTCACCGCGCTCGACCTCGGCCCGTCCCAGATCGACATCGGCATGCTCGCCGCGGAGTACAAGAACGACGACCGCGGTCTGTCGGTGGCGGAGTTCACCGCCGATGCCGTCGTCGGCGCCACGGGTGCCAACAAGATCGAGCGCCGCGAGGCCCGCGACGTGGTCCTCTACGGCTTCGGCCGGATCGGCCGCCTCGTCGCCCGCCTGCTCATCGAGAAGGCCGGCTCCGGCAACGGTCTGCGCCTGCGCGCCATCGTCGTCCGCGGTGGCGGCGACCAGGACCTCGTCAAGCGCGCGTCGCTGCTGCGCCGCGACTCGATCCACGGCCAGTTCCAGGGCACGATCACGGTCGACGAGGCGAACAGCACGATCGTCGCCAACGGCAACGCGATCAAGGTGATCTACGCCAACGACCCCTCCGAGGTCGACTACACGGCGTACGGCATCAAGAACGCCATCCTCATCGACAACACGGGCAAGTGGCGCGACCGCGCGGGCCTGTCGAACCACCTGCGCCCCGGCATCGACAAGGTCGTCCTGACCGCCCCGGGCAAGGGCGACGTCCCGAACATCGTGCACGGTGTCAACCACGACATGATCAAGCCGGACGAGCAGATCCTGTCCTGCGCGTCGTGCACCACCAACGCCATCGTCCCGCCGCTGAAGGCGATGAACGACGAGTACGGCGTGCTGCGCGGTCACGTGGAGACCGTCCACTCGTTCACGAACGACCAGAACCTGCTGGACAACTACCACAAGGCCGACCGTCGCGGCCGCTCCGCGCCGCTCAACATGGTCATCACCGAGACCGGTGCCGCCTCCGCCGTCGCCAAGGCGCTGCCGGAGCTCGAGGCCCCGATCACGGGCAGCTCGATCCGCGTGCCGGTGCCGGACGTCTCGATCGCGATCCTCAGCCTGCGCCTGGGCCGCGAGACCACCCGCGAGGAAGTCCTCGACTACCTCCGCGACGTCTCGCTGCACTCGCCGCTGAAGCGTCAGATCGACTTCACGACCGCTCCCGACGCCGTCTCCATGGACTTCGTGGGATCGCGTCACGCGTCGATCGTCGACGCCGGCGCCACCAAGGTCGACGGCGACAACGCGATCCTCTACCTCTGGTACGACAACGAGTTCGGCTACTCCTGCCAGGTCATCCGCGTCGTCCAGCACGTCTCGGGCGTCGAGTACCCGACCTACCCGGCTCCGGCCGCGGCTCCGTCGGCCTGA
- a CDS encoding Nramp family divalent metal transporter encodes MTDTTRTGPGSGPEPGPESTGTGTGTGGSGYHTPRRASWRSIGPGVVVAATGVGAGDLVATLIAGGKFGYTLLWAAVIGCLVKISLAEAAGRWHLATGRTLFDGWRSLGSWTTVYFAGYVVVWGFVYGAAAMSSSALPLAALFPDTMDLKVWAVLCGLVGLVFVWFNQYAVFEKVMTVLVGVMFLVTVYLAIRVTPHLGAAAAGLVPVLPDGSLFYTLGLIGGVGGTITLAAYGYWVNAKGWTDTGWMKVMRLDNRVAYLTTGLFVVAMLFVGAELLHASGVALAKGDKGLLSLSTILEERYGAATAKLFLIGFFATSFTSLIGVWHGVSLMFADFVTKFRPAGAAGAAGAAGPSPEKSLPFRAYLLWLTFPPISLLFLDQPFGLVVVYGVIGALFMPFLAVTLLWLLNSARTPADWRNGPVSNVMIGAAGLLFVVLCVQQLRELPW; translated from the coding sequence ATGACGGACACCACCCGGACCGGGCCCGGATCCGGGCCGGAACCCGGACCCGAAAGCACCGGCACCGGCACCGGCACCGGCGGCAGCGGATACCACACGCCCCGGAGGGCGAGTTGGCGGTCCATCGGGCCGGGCGTCGTCGTCGCGGCGACCGGCGTCGGGGCCGGTGACCTCGTCGCCACCCTCATCGCGGGCGGCAAGTTCGGCTACACCCTGCTGTGGGCGGCCGTCATCGGCTGTCTGGTCAAGATCTCGCTCGCCGAGGCCGCCGGCCGCTGGCACCTCGCCACCGGCCGTACGCTCTTCGACGGCTGGCGCAGCCTCGGCTCGTGGACCACGGTCTACTTCGCCGGCTACGTCGTCGTCTGGGGCTTCGTCTACGGCGCCGCCGCGATGTCCTCCAGCGCACTGCCGCTGGCCGCGCTCTTCCCGGACACGATGGACCTGAAGGTCTGGGCCGTGCTCTGCGGACTGGTGGGACTCGTCTTCGTGTGGTTCAACCAGTACGCCGTGTTCGAGAAGGTCATGACGGTCCTCGTCGGTGTGATGTTCCTGGTCACCGTCTACCTCGCGATCAGGGTCACGCCCCACCTCGGCGCCGCCGCGGCCGGCCTCGTGCCCGTCCTGCCGGACGGTTCGCTGTTCTACACGCTCGGCCTGATCGGTGGTGTCGGCGGCACGATCACGCTCGCCGCGTACGGCTACTGGGTCAACGCCAAGGGCTGGACGGACACGGGCTGGATGAAGGTCATGCGCCTCGACAACCGCGTCGCCTACCTGACCACCGGCCTCTTCGTCGTGGCCATGCTCTTCGTCGGGGCCGAGCTCCTGCATGCGTCGGGTGTGGCGCTGGCCAAGGGCGACAAGGGCCTGCTCAGCCTGAGCACCATCCTGGAGGAGCGGTACGGGGCGGCGACCGCGAAGCTCTTCCTGATCGGCTTCTTCGCGACCTCGTTCACCTCACTGATCGGCGTCTGGCACGGGGTGAGCCTGATGTTCGCCGACTTCGTCACGAAGTTCCGGCCCGCCGGGGCTGCCGGGGCCGCCGGGGCCGCCGGGCCGAGCCCCGAGAAGTCGCTGCCCTTCCGGGCCTACCTGCTCTGGCTCACCTTCCCGCCGATCAGCCTGCTCTTCCTGGACCAGCCCTTCGGCCTGGTCGTGGTGTACGGAGTGATCGGCGCGCTCTTCATGCCGTTCCTGGCCGTGACGCTGCTGTGGCTGCTCAACTCCGCTCGCACGCCGGCCGACTGGCGCAACGGGCCGGTGAGCAATGTGATGATCGGGGCCGCCGGCCTGCTGTTCGTGGTGCTGTGCGTGCAGCAGCTGCGCGAACTGCCCTGGTGA